The DNA region GATCCGTCAGAGCGCCGTGCCATCGTCACGCGGATATGGTGTGAAATGTGATCGAGTCTGGACGGCCGCGGCTCCGTCGGCTCCCCGGGCCCGGAGGGCTTGTGCGGTTGTCGCCGGTCATCCTGACCATCGCCATTGCCGGCCTGGCCTACGCCACCCCGCCAGACATGGCCTTCAGCCGCCTCCTGCCCGCGGCGCCGGCCCTGGCCGCCTCCATGTGGCCGGTCCTTCCGACCGTGCTGCTCGGGACGGTCTGCCTCCTCCTGATGATCGGCCTCAGCCTCGTCTTCCCCGATCTGGGGACGTGGTGGACAGCCGCGGGGATCATCGCGGTCACCGTGGCCGCCGCGTACGGAAGCCATGTCCGGCTCCAGCGGGAGCGCACCCTCTTCCAGGTACGGCTCGTCGCCGACGCGGCGCAGCAAGTCGTGCTGAGTCCTGTACCGCGCCGCTTTCGGAACGTCGAGATCGAGTCGCTGTACCTCGCGGCCGCGGCGGAGGCCCGCATCGGCGGGGACTTCTACGAGGTCGTCGACACGCCGTACGGCCTCAGGCTGCTCATCGGAGACGTACGGGGCAAGGGCCTGCCGGCCGTGGGGGCGGCCGCGGCCATCGTCAACGCCTTCCGCGAGGCGGCCTACGGCGAGAAGGACATGGTAGACGTCGCGCGCCGGCTGGACGCCAGCAGCACCCGCTACAACGCCGCGTTTCCCCCCGAGGGCCCGATGGAGCGCTTCGCGACCGCCCTTCTCGTCGAGATCCCGCACGAGGGCAGACGTATCGACATCCTCAACTGCGGACACCCCCCGCCGCTGTTCCTCAACCGCGGGAAACTCCGCGTCCTGGAACCCGCCACCCCCTCGCCGCTGCTCAGCCTCGCGGAGCTGATCGGCCATCACTACAACGTCGACACCTACGACTTCACCCCCGGCGACCTGCTGCTCCTCTACACGGACGGGATCGCCGAGACCCGCGCGCGCGACGGCGAGTTCTTCCCGCTGGCAGCCTGGATGCGCGACCAGCCCCCGACACCTCCCCGCGAACTGCTCACGGCCCTTCACCGCGACCTCCTCCGCTACAGCAGAGGACGCCTCGACGACGACATCGCCGCCCTCGCCGTACGCCTGCGCGAGCGCTGAACGCCCATCGGCCTCGAAGCGTCGGTCCGAGAGCATCACCTCGGCCGACCCGTCAGCGGCGCCCTCGTCCAGGTCGAGTTCGCCGGCGGGACGACGTCCTGGAAGCCCGACTCTGCCGTGGTCTTCTCCGGCGCCCCTGTCGACGGCGGAAGCGGCTCGGCAAGGGGCTCAGCAGAGGACGTGTGCTGCGGATACCTGCGGTTCTTCACCGATCGCACCACCGCCGGGCAGTGGGCCCGGCAGCAGACCGGGCTCCGTGGCGCCGTCATGGGCCAGGCGGAAGCCGAGCACCTCGGCGCGCACATCTTCGGCCCCTTGCTGAACACCACGGACCGATAGCCCGTCACCCGAGGAAGTGGAATCCCGGCCGGGGGTGCATGAGGAAGTCGTGGTGCGAGATGTTCCACGCGTACGCGCCCGCGAGGCCGAAGGCCACCCGGTCGCCCGCCCGTAGGCCCCGCGCCGGGACGTGCCGGGCGAGGAGGTCCTTGGGGGTGCAGAGCTGGCCGGTCAGGGTGACCGTGTCGGATCCCGCGACGGGGCGGGGCCAGGGGTGGGGCCAGGAGTGCACGGGCAGTACCGAGCAGGGCTGGTCGTGGCCCTTGGCCGCGGGGGTGCGCAGGTGGTGGGTGCCGCCGCGGACGACGGCGAAGTCCTCGCCGTGGCTGCGCTTCACGTCCAGGACCTCGGTGGCGTACCAGCCGCAGTACGCGGTGAGGGCGCGGCCCGGCTCGATGCGCAAGGTGAGGTCCGGGTGGTCGTCCAGGAGCCGGGCGAGGCCCTTGCCGTAGGTGGACCAGTCGTAGCGGCGCTCGGGGGTCGTGTAGTCGACGTGCATGCCGCCGCCGACGTTGACCTCGGCGAGGCGGACGCGGTGCCGGGCGGCGAGTCGGGTGGCCCAGGTGACCACGGATTCGGCGACGCCGATCTGTTCCTCGGCCTCCAGACCGCTGGCGAGGTGGGCGTGGACGCCCAGAAGCCGCAGCTGCGGGAGGGTGCCGTCGGTCAGCAGGGCGACGGCGGTGTCGGCATCGGCGGGGTCGAGGCCGAAGGGGGTCGGCCGGCCGCCCATGGCGAGGGAGCTGCCCTCCAGGGACGCGGCGGACAGGGGAAGGTTGAAGCGGAGGAGGACTCCCACCGGAGTGTCCGGGGCCCGGTCGGCGGCCAGGTCGGCGAGGACGCGCAGCTCGTGGAGGCTCTCCACGTGGAAGCGTTCCACCCCGAGGTCCAGGGCTGCGGCGATCTCCGCCGGGGTCTTGCCGGGCCCGCCGAACGCGAGGGGGCGGCCGGGCACGGCGCGGCCCACGTGGGCCAGTTCGCCGCCCGACGAGACCTCGTACCCGTCGACGTACGGCGAGAGCGCGGAGAGCAGTTCCGGTTCGGGGTTGGCCTTGGCGGCGTAGTACAGCTCGACGCGCTCGGGCAGCGCGGCCCGGACCCCGGCGGCGTGCTCGCGCAGCGCCGTCAGGTCGTAGACGTAGGCGGGCAGGCCGTCGGAGGGCAGGTCGAGGACGAGGTCGCGCACGGCGCGGGTGGGGGCGGTCATCGGGCGTGGCTCCACGAGTCGTCGGATGCTCCGGACAGCACGTCCTCGGCGAAAGGGGAGGGAAGCCGGACGTACCCCGCTTCGCGGTCGGCCTTGCGCTCCCAGCGGGTGAGCAGGTTGGCCTTGGCGGGCAGCGGGACGCCGGCGAGGAGCGCGGCGAGCCGGGGCGGGCAGCCGTGGCGGTCGGCGTACGTCTGGAGGGTCACTCGGACCTGGGCCCACAGGGCGGGCTCGGTCTCGGGGTGCAGGTCGGCGACGGCGGCCAGCATCTCGGCGATGTGGTTGACGAACAGGCAGTACACGACGCGGTCCCAGCCGCGCTCCGCGTCGTACGTCATGGGCCCGGCCACTTCGGCGGGCAGCGCGGCGAGGGTGTCGGCGTGGTGCTCGGGCAGCAGCTTGGTGCCCTCCAGGTCCCGGAAGAGCACCTGGGCGGGCATGGAGTCGTCGTCGACGCAGACGACCACGTTCTGCAGGTGGGGTTCCAAGACCAGGCCGTGGTCGAAGTAGGCGGCCAGGACGGGCGGCACGAGGAGCCTGAGGTACGCGCTCCACCAGGCGAGCGCGGTGCCGGGGCCCGCACCCCCGAGCAGGCGCGAGAGGTGACCGGGGCCGCTGGGGTACTCGTCGGCGACGGCGGCGGCGAGCAGTGGCGAGGTGCCGGGGAGGATCCGGGTGGCGAGCCCTTCGCGGACGATCACGCCGAAGCCTTCGAGCAGACCGCGGTCGGGGTTTCCGTCGGGGCCGGGGAGGGCGAGGCTGCGGTAGGCCGGCTCGCGGAGCATGGCGCTGCCGGGGAATCGGACGGTGAGCTCGTCGAGTACGGGCGCGAGGAGCCGGGTCAGGGCGACGGCACCGGTCAGCTCGTAACTGGCGTTCTTCCGGAGGCAGTTGGTGATCCGGACGTTCAGGCTGAACTTGAGGAAGGTCTCGCCGTCGTAGAGGGTGCGAACGGAGGCCGTGGCGGCGAAGGGGGTGCCGCCGGTCCCGAGGTCCAGGATGTCGCCGCGATCGAGGGCGGCACGCAGTGCGGGGTGGCCGGCGAGCATCTCGTACTGCCAGGGGTGCGCGGGCAGCAGCCGGTATCCCTCCGGCAGGCCTCCCGGCCGGGCGTCGGCGAGCCGGTCGAGAGGTGTGGTCGCCGCCGGTGCGGCGGTCTCCTCGATGATCAGGTCCTCCCGGACCGCGAGATGGCGCAGCGGGAAGGCGGCGCCGATCTCCGGGGCGTACGCGAGCCAGGAGGCGGCGTCGCCGGTACGGGCCTTGGGGGTGGGGTGGAAACGGTGGCCGAAGAGCAGGGACTGCTCGGAGGCGAGGTAGGTGTCCTGGCCGGCCGTGTCCTGGTCGTCGCCCGTGCCGGTCGTGCGGGCGGCGAGCGCCGCCGTGACGGCCTGGTGGCTGGAGGCGATCTGGTCGAGGAACTCGTCGTTGCGCACCCCGGTACGCGCCGACAGCTCGTCCTGGACGTGTCCCGCGAGGCGCCGCCATTCGATGCGCTCCCAGGTCCCGTCGCGCTGCTCGTGGACCGGTCCGGTGAAGCGGTGCGCGCCGAGCAGCGACGTACGCCGCAGCGCCACGCGCAGCACCACGCCACGGCGGGGCAGGCGCAACAGGAGGTGGCCGTCGCTGGCGGCTGTCTGGTGCTCCGGTCCGGAGACCTCGCGCAGCAGGCAGTTGAGGAGGGTGTGCGCCACGACCGTGTCCGCGTCCGGCAGTTCGGCGGCGGCTGGGGTGTGGTGGGCGGTGCCCTGCGTTCGGGTCGGCGACATCATCGGCTCCAGCGGGTGCGGAGGGGGTTCAGGAGGGGCAGAACGGTGGGCACGACGGTGGCCAGGGCCACGGCGGTGCCCGTGAGGACCGGGGCGGCCGGTCCGAAGAAGCTGTTGCCGACGGCGGCGGCGACACCTGCCACGACGGCGCCGCCCTTCGAGAAGAACTCGAGCGAGCCGAACATGCCGCCGGGGGCCCGGCCCTTGGCGCAGTCGGCGGCCAGCGCGGACAGGCAGACGAGCCCGAGGGTGAGGCCGGCCCCGAGCACGAGACGTACCGCGGTGAGGGCGGGCAGCGAGTCGGCCGCACCGTGACCGGCGAGACCGAGCGCTATGCAGAGGAAGCCGAGGGCGAGGCCGAGCCGGGGGCGGTGGTGGAAGGACCTGTGCACCGCCATCGCCGTGGCCAGATAGCACAGGTGGGGCAGGGCGAACAGCACACCGGAGGCGGCCGGGGAGGTGCCGGGGATACGGTGCTCGATGAGCGAGATGAGGTACGGGAAGGAGATGACGGTGGAGAAGACGAAGGCGAACTCCAGGGCGTACAGCGCCCGCAGGGAGGTCGCCGGCGCCCCTGCCTCCGGTTTCGCGGCCTCCGGTGCCTCCTCGGGAGCGTCCTTTGCCGTCGGCGTCTCGGCGTGCCCGCCCCGCGACTCCGGCAGCGCCCCGATCAGCAGGGCGGCGGTGAGCGGCAGCACGGCCAGCAGGGCGTACTGGCGGTGCGGCGAGAGCCAGGGCGACAGGGAGCCGACGACGATCGGCGCGAGGACGAGGGCGGCGCGCGCCGCACCCTGCATGAGGGTGAGGGCCTTCGACAGGGCCGGTCCCTCCAGTGCTGCGCCGAGGTAGCCGTTGGACGCGGCGAACGTGCCTCCGAGGATGCCCTGGAGGACGAGGGCGGCGGTGAAGGTCGCGATCGAGTCGGCCCAGCCGGCGAGCAGGAACGCCACGGCCAGCCCGAGTTGGGCGCGCAGCAGCAGCCGCTTGCGGCCGTAGCGGTCCGCGAGACGGCCCCAGAAGGGCGCGCCGACGGCGCCGAAGACGGTCGGGACGATGTAGAGGACGCCGGCCCAGCGGGCGGTGGGATCGCCGAGTTCGGGCAGGATCTGGGTCAGGAAGGGCGGCAGGCCGAGCGCGGCGAAGGACGCCACGAAGTAGCACCCGGCCACGGCGTGCACCTGCCGGCGGGCGAGGACGGGGCCCGCCGCGGGCGCGACGGCCGCTGCCGCGGTGGCGCCGTTCGGCGGGGCGGTGGTTGCACTCATCGTTCGGCCGTCCTCAGGTAGTTGGGGCCGGTGGTGTAGTGCTTGTTGATGTCCGCCGCGCCCGATCGCTCCTTGGACAGCAGCGTGCCGGCGGTGACCATGGCCTTGACGGGGAGTTCCGCCGCGTCCAGGACGTGCGCGCGCAGCACGGCGCCGGGCTCGCCCGGACCGGTGCCGAGCCGCCCGACGGTCTCGGCGAGCCGGTCCCGTATCAGGGTCAGCAGCGTCATGAGCGGGGCGCGGCCGTGGTGGGCGAGGCCGAAGGCGTAGGCGCCCGCGCACAGGTGCACGGTGATGGTGGTGAACAGGTCGGTGACGGCCCGGTCGTCGTCGCCGAAGATCCGGGCGTCGTCGAAGACGGCCGCGTCGAAGGCGTCGGCGCCCAGGGTGTCCCGCAGCCGCCCGGTGTGGATGCGTGGGCCGTCGTTGTCCTTCAGCAGCAGCCGGAGCCGGGTGGCGCCGTCCGCCGCCCGGTCGAGGACGAGCGAGATGTTCTGCTGGTGGGACTCCAGGGCGATGCCGTAGCCGAACAGGGTGGTCTGCCAGTCGAACAGCAGGGTGAGCACGGCGTCGAGCAGGGCCACGGGGTCCCCGCCGTGGAAGCGGTCCGCGAGGTGGTCGATCACCAGCCGGCCTCCGGCGGCTTCGGCGAGCAGCGCCGCCATGGGGACGACGACGCAGTCGTCGAGGCCGGCCGGGTAGTGGCGGCACAGGACGGCCAGGAGTTCGTGCCCGGCGTGGGCGTACACCGTCTCGTCGGCGTGCAGGATCGTTTCGCGGAACCGTGGCTCCCGGGCGATCACGGTTTCCAGGAGCCGCTGACCCGCAGCGCCGTCGACGAGCGTTCCCGGCTTGATGGTGCGCCGATTGCGCAGTCCCAGGGTCGCGGTGGCCAGCGGCAGCTTGAGGTGCAGGGAGGGGTCATCGGCCAGGGCGACCGTCCGCATGGACAGTGTCGGTACGACCTCGAGGTGGGGGCGCGGAGCAGGCACCGCCCGCTCATGCAGGCCGGTCGCCCGCAGGGCCTCCTCCAGCGGCGCGCCCGCGGTCAGCGGATGGACGGGCAGCGCGAGGTGGGTACGGGACAGCTCCGGCAGCCCCAGCTCGGACGGCGACGGCCAGCAGGCGGGCAGGCGGTCGGCGCCGCCCGGCACGGTGACGGCCTCACGGGGCAGGGCGACCCAGCGCAGGGCGAAGCGCGGGTGGAACTCGGGGGCGTACGCGCGCACCTGATCGTCGTCCAGTCCCGAGCGGCCCCGGGCGGTGGGGTACACCGGGTGGTCGAGGCGGGCGGCGAGCGTGTCGTGCGCGAGACCTCCGGCGTACCCGGTCCAGCGGGCGGGGTCGTCCCCGTGGAGGTCGGTGAGCCGCGCTGCGGTCTCCTCGCGGGTCCGCTCGTGCAGCCGCATGGTGGCGAGGGTCTGCCGGCATTCCTCGGTGTACGCGTCGAAGCCGGGGTGGTCGACCGGCTCGGCCAGGGCCTTGAGGGCGGCGAGGATCTCGTCGTACGTGGTGAGCGTGCCGCCGTCCGGCTCTCGTACGAGCAGCGGCAGCCGGGCCGCGTGCGTGCTCTGGAAGCCGTCCTCTGTGACCGGCAGCAGCAGTGCGCCGCCGTCTTCGGTGGCCCGGCGCAGCCATGGGCCGTCGGTCCGCCGGACGAGGGCGCTGCGGCTGCGCAGCCCGACGACGTCCTCTCGCAGCAGCGCGGACAACACCCGTAGGAGCAGGTCCCGTTCAGCTCTGCCCGTGCCCGTGCCCGTGCCCGTGCCCGTGCCCATGCCCACGACAGAAGCCTTTGCGGCGGTGGTCGTCACGGCGCGATCTCCCAGCGCTGCGCGGCCAGGAAGTCCGCGACGACCCGGTCGACGGTCGCCTGGTCGGTGCCGGTGGCCCGCAGCACGCCGAGGTAGTCACGGTTGGTGCGGTAGAGCTCGTGCCGCTCACCGGTCTCGCGCAGCGGGCGGTACGTCAGTCGCACTCCGTCGGTGTCGAGGTCGACGGGGCCGGGGGCGGACACGAGCGTTCCGGCGGTCCCGGCGCAGGGGTAGTCCAGGCGGGCCGCGCCGTCGGTGCGGGCCCCGAGGTCCGCGGGCAGCGGTTCGCCGAGGTGGCTGCGCAGGATGTGTTCGAAGAGCGGGATGTCGAGGAGCTGGGCGAGCAGCAGGTCGCACTGGTCGCCGATGGCCCGGTAGTTCACCTCGATGATGCGGGCCCGGCCGTCGTGGACGACGAACTCGGTGTGGCAGGCGCCGAAGCCGACGCCGAGGGCGTCGAGCTGGGCGAGGATCTGCTCGACGACCGGCTCGGGGTGGGCCGGGACGAAGGTCAGCCGCTCCTCGATGAAGTACGGCGGCGGCGACAGCTCGGTGTGGAATCCGCCGAGGACGTGCCGGATCCGTCCGTCGCCCAGCGTCTCCAGGGTGTACAGCTCACCGGCCAGGAACTCCTCCACGACCAGCGCGGCCTCGGGCCGCCGGGTCTGTATCTCCTTGCAGCGCAACGGGAGTTCCTCGCCGCTCCCGACCAGGACGACGTCCTCGCTGGCGACCCCCTCGCGCGGCTTGACCACGCACGGGTAGGGCACGTCGAGTGCGGCGAGCGAGGACGGGTCCTGCCCGGCGGGGAGTTCGGTGGACCAGACGGTGTCGGCGCCGGTCAGGGCGAGATGGCGGCGCAGGTGCGCCTTGTCCTTGGCGCGCAGCGCGGCCCGCCAGTCCTTGGCGGGCAGGCCGAAGTAATCGGCGGCCAGCGCGGCCTGGGTCTGGAGGTGGTCGCTGTTGGTGAAGACCGCGTCGGGCCGGTGGTGGGTGGAGATCCGGGTGATGACGGCCCGGAAGTCGCGTACGTCGCACTCCAGGATCTCGATGTCCGGGTAGGTCCGGCGATGGGAATCCGGCTGGTCCGTCAGGACGGTGACGTCCAGGCCGAGGCGGGCCGCTGCGGGGAGGAACCCCTCCGTGACCGAGTCTGTGGGATTCAGGGCGAGCAGATACAGCCGCATGGGAATGCCGGGGCCTTCCGGGGAGGGGACGTGTGGTGCGGTGGCGGGGAGGCACGCCCCGCACGGCACCGCGACGACGAGTTTAGGTTAGGCAACCCTAAGTTATCAACAGTCCCTCACTCCAACGGCC from Streptomyces fradiae includes:
- a CDS encoding MFS transporter, which encodes MSATTAPPNGATAAAAVAPAAGPVLARRQVHAVAGCYFVASFAALGLPPFLTQILPELGDPTARWAGVLYIVPTVFGAVGAPFWGRLADRYGRKRLLLRAQLGLAVAFLLAGWADSIATFTAALVLQGILGGTFAASNGYLGAALEGPALSKALTLMQGAARAALVLAPIVVGSLSPWLSPHRQYALLAVLPLTAALLIGALPESRGGHAETPTAKDAPEEAPEAAKPEAGAPATSLRALYALEFAFVFSTVISFPYLISLIEHRIPGTSPAASGVLFALPHLCYLATAMAVHRSFHHRPRLGLALGFLCIALGLAGHGAADSLPALTAVRLVLGAGLTLGLVCLSALAADCAKGRAPGGMFGSLEFFSKGGAVVAGVAAAVGNSFFGPAAPVLTGTAVALATVVPTVLPLLNPLRTRWSR
- a CDS encoding PP2C family protein-serine/threonine phosphatase; this encodes MRLSPVILTIAIAGLAYATPPDMAFSRLLPAAPALAASMWPVLPTVLLGTVCLLLMIGLSLVFPDLGTWWTAAGIIAVTVAAAYGSHVRLQRERTLFQVRLVADAAQQVVLSPVPRRFRNVEIESLYLAAAAEARIGGDFYEVVDTPYGLRLLIGDVRGKGLPAVGAAAAIVNAFREAAYGEKDMVDVARRLDASSTRYNAAFPPEGPMERFATALLVEIPHEGRRIDILNCGHPPPLFLNRGKLRVLEPATPSPLLSLAELIGHHYNVDTYDFTPGDLLLLYTDGIAETRARDGEFFPLAAWMRDQPPTPPRELLTALHRDLLRYSRGRLDDDIAALAVRLRER
- the merB gene encoding organomercurial lyase, whose protein sequence is MGLEASVREHHLGRPVSGALVQVEFAGGTTSWKPDSAVVFSGAPVDGGSGSARGSAEDVCCGYLRFFTDRTTAGQWARQQTGLRGAVMGQAEAEHLGAHIFGPLLNTTDR
- a CDS encoding IucA/IucC family siderophore biosynthesis protein produces the protein MMSPTRTQGTAHHTPAAAELPDADTVVAHTLLNCLLREVSGPEHQTAASDGHLLLRLPRRGVVLRVALRRTSLLGAHRFTGPVHEQRDGTWERIEWRRLAGHVQDELSARTGVRNDEFLDQIASSHQAVTAALAARTTGTGDDQDTAGQDTYLASEQSLLFGHRFHPTPKARTGDAASWLAYAPEIGAAFPLRHLAVREDLIIEETAAPAATTPLDRLADARPGGLPEGYRLLPAHPWQYEMLAGHPALRAALDRGDILDLGTGGTPFAATASVRTLYDGETFLKFSLNVRITNCLRKNASYELTGAVALTRLLAPVLDELTVRFPGSAMLREPAYRSLALPGPDGNPDRGLLEGFGVIVREGLATRILPGTSPLLAAAVADEYPSGPGHLSRLLGGAGPGTALAWWSAYLRLLVPPVLAAYFDHGLVLEPHLQNVVVCVDDDSMPAQVLFRDLEGTKLLPEHHADTLAALPAEVAGPMTYDAERGWDRVVYCLFVNHIAEMLAAVADLHPETEPALWAQVRVTLQTYADRHGCPPRLAALLAGVPLPAKANLLTRWERKADREAGYVRLPSPFAEDVLSGASDDSWSHAR
- a CDS encoding type III PLP-dependent enzyme → MTAPTRAVRDLVLDLPSDGLPAYVYDLTALREHAAGVRAALPERVELYYAAKANPEPELLSALSPYVDGYEVSSGGELAHVGRAVPGRPLAFGGPGKTPAEIAAALDLGVERFHVESLHELRVLADLAADRAPDTPVGVLLRFNLPLSAASLEGSSLAMGGRPTPFGLDPADADTAVALLTDGTLPQLRLLGVHAHLASGLEAEEQIGVAESVVTWATRLAARHRVRLAEVNVGGGMHVDYTTPERRYDWSTYGKGLARLLDDHPDLTLRIEPGRALTAYCGWYATEVLDVKRSHGEDFAVVRGGTHHLRTPAAKGHDQPCSVLPVHSWPHPWPRPVAGSDTVTLTGQLCTPKDLLARHVPARGLRAGDRVAFGLAGAYAWNISHHDFLMHPRPGFHFLG
- a CDS encoding IucA/IucC family protein, which produces MGTGTGTGTGTGRAERDLLLRVLSALLREDVVGLRSRSALVRRTDGPWLRRATEDGGALLLPVTEDGFQSTHAARLPLLVREPDGGTLTTYDEILAALKALAEPVDHPGFDAYTEECRQTLATMRLHERTREETAARLTDLHGDDPARWTGYAGGLAHDTLAARLDHPVYPTARGRSGLDDDQVRAYAPEFHPRFALRWVALPREAVTVPGGADRLPACWPSPSELGLPELSRTHLALPVHPLTAGAPLEEALRATGLHERAVPAPRPHLEVVPTLSMRTVALADDPSLHLKLPLATATLGLRNRRTIKPGTLVDGAAGQRLLETVIAREPRFRETILHADETVYAHAGHELLAVLCRHYPAGLDDCVVVPMAALLAEAAGGRLVIDHLADRFHGGDPVALLDAVLTLLFDWQTTLFGYGIALESHQQNISLVLDRAADGATRLRLLLKDNDGPRIHTGRLRDTLGADAFDAAVFDDARIFGDDDRAVTDLFTTITVHLCAGAYAFGLAHHGRAPLMTLLTLIRDRLAETVGRLGTGPGEPGAVLRAHVLDAAELPVKAMVTAGTLLSKERSGAADINKHYTTGPNYLRTAER
- a CDS encoding acetyl-CoA carboxylase biotin carboxylase subunit family protein, which produces MRLYLLALNPTDSVTEGFLPAAARLGLDVTVLTDQPDSHRRTYPDIEILECDVRDFRAVITRISTHHRPDAVFTNSDHLQTQAALAADYFGLPAKDWRAALRAKDKAHLRRHLALTGADTVWSTELPAGQDPSSLAALDVPYPCVVKPREGVASEDVVLVGSGEELPLRCKEIQTRRPEAALVVEEFLAGELYTLETLGDGRIRHVLGGFHTELSPPPYFIEERLTFVPAHPEPVVEQILAQLDALGVGFGACHTEFVVHDGRARIIEVNYRAIGDQCDLLLAQLLDIPLFEHILRSHLGEPLPADLGARTDGAARLDYPCAGTAGTLVSAPGPVDLDTDGVRLTYRPLRETGERHELYRTNRDYLGVLRATGTDQATVDRVVADFLAAQRWEIAP